The following proteins are encoded in a genomic region of Sparus aurata chromosome 11, fSpaAur1.1, whole genome shotgun sequence:
- the zfr2 gene encoding zinc finger RNA-binding protein isoform X6, which produces MAASNYFGFTHGAGPQYSTQPPPAYSHPSTASYSVQQAPAVAHAVTASYSPAPVQAARPVVSAAYPAYQSHQAPPEYAYRQPDPPAPPQPTTTPQTYQVYSDTDNYSYGRPAVAVTTYDNKQYYQTSIASAQRTATENYYQTVGVKSAYSPAPTTVYSQPPPPQRQVTALKPLAPSSAVSTSYNIYPVSTSVQQPPTPISSYTLGSSFGSTVSATTYSGISYSNYDSTGYTSTSAPSYYQPAQQTLTQPQPPPQQPQQQQQPQPPIQPPPKQLTSSSWSNSGSNMVTAPAVNTYKKPTFHQNKLQKPKGPPKQPQLHYCDICKISCAGPQTYREHLEGQKHKKKEAALKSGGQTGASNGPRGVQTQLRCELCDVSCTGVDAYAAHIRGAKHQKVVKLHTKLGKPIPSTEPVLVNSAAVITTSTAGKPPASTSTPASVSTTSTPTATPKQVAVNTMAKTAAPVKRPAPTKIPVISNKPASVPAAAVTAAVAAVVAAKVEEPMQQSAQKMESLSDNEDSDRGGGQGDIQPVGHDYVEEVRNVDGKVIRFHCKLCECSFNDPNAKDMHLKGRRHRLQYKKKVNPELPVEIKPSNRARKLQESKLKKQKQKAVLKRQRDDEQRWHMEMRSDSWPKRYEEDMYWRRMEEEQMYWGEQRRRMAPPPLMSRPGMPVPPLLTCVRRPDSPDDRHIMAKHSTIYPVEEELQAVQRIVSHSERALKLVSDTLLDKETPVSSVTTAVAEGEEEKGTENAARLLKGVMRVGILAKGLLLRGDRNVELILLTAKKPTISLLKNIAKQLPKELETFSEDQYEVQAHPEEANIVIFSSKEPKMQVTISLTSPLMREDTAAEKDKQAGGKAAEKDVAEKDPPDLLNKKKCLEYLAALRHAKWFQARANGLQSCVIVIRVLRDLCQRVPTWGKLPGWAMELLVEKVISSAAGPLSPGEAMRRVLECISTGILLPDGPGLMDPCEKEPTDALETLKSQAREDITASAQHALRLLAFRQIHKVLGMESLPASKASARNRKRRRDGSETGEGEGEGKKDKKEEAESG; this is translated from the exons ATGGCTGCAAGCAATTATTTCGGCTTCACACATGGTGCCGGTCCACAATACAG tACCCAGCCTCCACCGGCCTACTCCCATCCCTCTACGGCAAGTTACAGTGTCCAGCAGGCTCCGGCTGTAGCTCATGCAGTGACTGCGTCCTActctccagctccagtccaGGCTGCCCGGCCTGTGGTCTCTGCTGCTTACCCTGCCTATCAGAGCCACCAGGCCCCGCCTGAATACGCCTACAGGCAGCCAGACCCCCCAGCTCCCCCacagcccaccaccaccccccagACGTACCAGGTATACTCGGACACG GACAACTACAGCTATGGACGCCCTGCTGTGGCTGTGACTACCTACGACAACAAACAGTACTACCAGACGAGTATAGCTTCGGCTCAGAGGACAGCGACAGAGAATTATTACCAGACTG taGGAGTAAAGAGTGCTTACAGTCCAGCCCCCACCACTGTGTACAGCCAGCCGCCTCCTCCCCAGAGGCAGGTAACGGCCCTGAAGCCTCTGGCCCCCTCCAGCGCAGTGTCCACCAGCTACAACATCTACCCAGTGTCCACCAGTGTCCAGCAACCACCTACACCCATTTCATCATACACCCTCGGCTCTTCCTTCGGCTCCACTGTTTCAGCCACCACCTACTCGG GCATTAGTTACTCCAATTATGATTCAACTGGCTACACCTCCACATCTGCCCCCTCCTACTACCAGCCGGCCCAGCAGACTCTCACTCAGCCGCAGCCTCCACCTcaacagccacagcagcagcagcagccccagCCCCCCATCCAGCCACCACCCAAACAGCTGACGAGCTCTTCCTGGAGCAACTCGGGCAGCAACATGGTGACAGCTCCGGCTGTAAACACCTACAAAAAGCCAACGTTTCACCAGAACAAGCTGCAGAAACCTAAAGGGCCTCCCAAGCAGCCCCAGCTCCATTATTGTGACATTTGCAAGATCAGCTGTGCAGGCCCTCAG ACGTATCGGGAGCACCTTGAGGGCCAGAAGCATAAGAAGAAGGAGGCTGCCCTTAAATCAGGGGGACAGACAGGGGCCAGCAACGGACCCAGAGGGGTCCAGACTCAGTTACGCTGTGAGTTATGCGACGTCTCCTGCACCGGAGTGGACGCCTACGCTGCCCATATCCGTGGGGCCAAACACCAGAAG GTTGTGAAACTTCACACCAAGCTGGGCAAACCTATACCTTCCACCGAGCCAGTGTTGGTGAATTCGGCGGCAGTTATCACCACCTCAACAGCTGGGAAACCTCCAGCATCCACGTCCACTCCTGCCTCCGTCTCAACAACTTCAACTCCCACTGCAACACCCAAACAGGTGGCTGTGAACACCATGGCCAAAACAGCAGCACCTGTCAAGAGACCAGCTCCTACTAAAATACCTGTCATTT CCAATAAGCCTGCCAGCgttccagcagctgcagtgaccGCAGCAGTGGCAGCGGTGGTGGCTGCCAAGGTGGAGGAGCCCATGCAACAGTCAGCTCAGAAGATGGAGTCTCTGAGTGACAATGAGGACAGTGACAGAGGTGGAGGCCAAGGAGATATCCAGCCGGTAGGACATGACTACGTAGAGGAG GTCCGTAATGTTGACGGCAAGGTGATTCGATTCCACTGTAAACTGTGTGAGTGCAGCTTCAATGACCCGAACGCTAAAGACATGCACCTGAAAGGACGAAGGCACAGACTCCAGTACAAG AAAAAAGTGAACCCAGAGCTTCCTGTGGAGATCAAGCCCAGTAACCGGGCCAGGAAGCTGCAGGAGAGCAAGctgaagaagcagaagcagaaggcGGTGCTGAAGCGGCAGAGAGACGATGAGCAGCGCTGGCACATGGAGATGAGGTCAGACTCATGGCCAAA GCGCTATGAGGAGGACATGTactggaggaggatggaggaggagcagatgtACTGGGGTGAGCAGAGACGCAGGATGGCTCCTCCACCGCTGATGAGCCGCCCTGGTATGCCAGTACCCCCTCTACTG ACGTGTGTGCGTCGGCCAGACTCTCCTGATGACCGTCACATCATGGCTAAACACTCCACTATTTACCCAGTAGAGGAAGAGCTGCAGGCTGTTCAGAGGATTGTCTCCCACTCTGAGAGAGCCCTCAAACTGGTGTCAGACACACTGCTGGATAAGGAGACACCAGTCTCCAGTGTTACTACTGCTGTtgctgaaggagaagaagaaaaagg TACTGAGAACGCAGCACGGCTGCTGAAAGGTGTGATGAGGGTAGGCATCCTGGCCAAAGGCCTGCTGCTTCGTGGGGACAGAAATGTTGAGCTCATCCTGCTGACTGCTAAGAAACCCACCATCTCTTTACTGAAGAACATCGCTAAGCAGCTGCCCAAGGAACTGGAG ACATTTTCTGAAGATCAGTATGAGGTGCAGGCTCACCCCGAGGAGGCGAACATCGTGATATTTTCAAGCAAGGAGCCCAAAATGCAGGTGACCATTTCTCTCACCTCGCCGCTGATGAGGGAGGACACTGCTGCTGAGAAGGACAAGCAGGCAGGAGGAAAAGCGGCTGAGAAAG ATGTGGCTGAGAAGGACCCTCCAGATCTTCTGAATAAGAAGAAATGTCTTGAGTACCTGGCTGCTCTCCGCCACGCCAAATGGTTTCAG GCTCGTGCCAACGGGCTGCAGTCCTGTGTGATCGTCATTCGGGTGCTCAGAGATTTATGTCAGCGGGTTCCCACCTGGGGAAAGCTGCCTGGATGG GCGAtggagctgctggtggagaAGGTGATCAGCAGCGCCGCAGGTCCGCTCAGCCCAGGAGAGGCCATGCGTAGAGTCCTGGAGTGCATCTCCACCGGCATCCTGCTACCAG ATGGACCAGGGTTAATGGACCCCTGTGAGAAGGAGCCAACAGATGCTTTGGAAACCCTCAAGTCTCAAGCCAGAGAGGACATAACTGCTAGCGCACAG CATGCCCTGCGGTTGCTCGCTTTCCGTCAGATCCACAAGGTTCTCGGCATGGAGTCCCTGCCGGCGTCCAAGGCCAGCGCTCGCAACCGCAAACGTCGACGGGATGGCAGCGAGACGGGcgaaggggagggggagggcaaaaaagacaaaaaggaagAGGCAGAGAGTGGTTGA
- the zfr2 gene encoding zinc finger RNA-binding protein isoform X7, whose amino-acid sequence MAASNYFGFTHGAGPQYSTQPPPAYSHPSTASYSVQQAPAVAHAVTASYSPAPVQAARPVVSAAYPAYQSHQAPPEYAYRQPDPPAPPQPTTTPQTYQVYSDTQDNYSYGRPAVAVTTYDNKQYYQTSIASAQRTATENYYQTVGVKSAYSPAPTTVYSQPPPPQRQVTALKPLAPSSAVSTSYNIYPVSTSVQQPPTPISSYTLGSSFGSTVSATTYSGISYSNYDSTGYTSTSAPSYYQPAQQTLTQPQPPPQQPQQQQQPQPPIQPPPKQLTSSSWSNSGSNMVTAPAVNTYKKPTFHQNKLQKPKGPPKQPQLHYCDICKISCAGPQTYREHLEGQKHKKKEAALKSGGQTGASNGPRGVQTQLRCELCDVSCTGVDAYAAHIRGAKHQKVVKLHTKLGKPIPSTEPVLVNSAAVITTSTAGKPPASTSTPASVSTTSTPTATPKQVAVNTMAKTAAPVKRPAPTKIPVISNKPASVPAAAVTAAVAAVVAAKVEEPMQQSAQKMESLSDNEDSDRGGGQGDIQPVGHDYVEEVRNVDGKVIRFHCKLCECSFNDPNAKDMHLKGRRHRLQYKKKVNPELPVEIKPSNRARKLQESKLKKQKQKAVLKRQRDDEQRWHMEMRRYEEDMYWRRMEEEQMYWGEQRRRMAPPPLMSRPGMPVPPLLTCVRRPDSPDDRHIMAKHSTIYPVEEELQAVQRIVSHSERALKLVSDTLLDKETPVSSVTTAVAEGEEEKGTENAARLLKGVMRVGILAKGLLLRGDRNVELILLTAKKPTISLLKNIAKQLPKELETFSEDQYEVQAHPEEANIVIFSSKEPKMQVTISLTSPLMREDTAAEKDKQAGGKAAEKDVAEKDPPDLLNKKKCLEYLAALRHAKWFQARANGLQSCVIVIRVLRDLCQRVPTWGKLPGWAMELLVEKVISSAAGPLSPGEAMRRVLECISTGILLPDGPGLMDPCEKEPTDALETLKSQAREDITASAQHALRLLAFRQIHKVLGMESLPASKASARNRKRRRDGSETGEGEGEGKKDKKEEAESG is encoded by the exons ATGGCTGCAAGCAATTATTTCGGCTTCACACATGGTGCCGGTCCACAATACAG tACCCAGCCTCCACCGGCCTACTCCCATCCCTCTACGGCAAGTTACAGTGTCCAGCAGGCTCCGGCTGTAGCTCATGCAGTGACTGCGTCCTActctccagctccagtccaGGCTGCCCGGCCTGTGGTCTCTGCTGCTTACCCTGCCTATCAGAGCCACCAGGCCCCGCCTGAATACGCCTACAGGCAGCCAGACCCCCCAGCTCCCCCacagcccaccaccaccccccagACGTACCAGGTATACTCGGACACG CAGGACAACTACAGCTATGGACGCCCTGCTGTGGCTGTGACTACCTACGACAACAAACAGTACTACCAGACGAGTATAGCTTCGGCTCAGAGGACAGCGACAGAGAATTATTACCAGACTG taGGAGTAAAGAGTGCTTACAGTCCAGCCCCCACCACTGTGTACAGCCAGCCGCCTCCTCCCCAGAGGCAGGTAACGGCCCTGAAGCCTCTGGCCCCCTCCAGCGCAGTGTCCACCAGCTACAACATCTACCCAGTGTCCACCAGTGTCCAGCAACCACCTACACCCATTTCATCATACACCCTCGGCTCTTCCTTCGGCTCCACTGTTTCAGCCACCACCTACTCGG GCATTAGTTACTCCAATTATGATTCAACTGGCTACACCTCCACATCTGCCCCCTCCTACTACCAGCCGGCCCAGCAGACTCTCACTCAGCCGCAGCCTCCACCTcaacagccacagcagcagcagcagccccagCCCCCCATCCAGCCACCACCCAAACAGCTGACGAGCTCTTCCTGGAGCAACTCGGGCAGCAACATGGTGACAGCTCCGGCTGTAAACACCTACAAAAAGCCAACGTTTCACCAGAACAAGCTGCAGAAACCTAAAGGGCCTCCCAAGCAGCCCCAGCTCCATTATTGTGACATTTGCAAGATCAGCTGTGCAGGCCCTCAG ACGTATCGGGAGCACCTTGAGGGCCAGAAGCATAAGAAGAAGGAGGCTGCCCTTAAATCAGGGGGACAGACAGGGGCCAGCAACGGACCCAGAGGGGTCCAGACTCAGTTACGCTGTGAGTTATGCGACGTCTCCTGCACCGGAGTGGACGCCTACGCTGCCCATATCCGTGGGGCCAAACACCAGAAG GTTGTGAAACTTCACACCAAGCTGGGCAAACCTATACCTTCCACCGAGCCAGTGTTGGTGAATTCGGCGGCAGTTATCACCACCTCAACAGCTGGGAAACCTCCAGCATCCACGTCCACTCCTGCCTCCGTCTCAACAACTTCAACTCCCACTGCAACACCCAAACAGGTGGCTGTGAACACCATGGCCAAAACAGCAGCACCTGTCAAGAGACCAGCTCCTACTAAAATACCTGTCATTT CCAATAAGCCTGCCAGCgttccagcagctgcagtgaccGCAGCAGTGGCAGCGGTGGTGGCTGCCAAGGTGGAGGAGCCCATGCAACAGTCAGCTCAGAAGATGGAGTCTCTGAGTGACAATGAGGACAGTGACAGAGGTGGAGGCCAAGGAGATATCCAGCCGGTAGGACATGACTACGTAGAGGAG GTCCGTAATGTTGACGGCAAGGTGATTCGATTCCACTGTAAACTGTGTGAGTGCAGCTTCAATGACCCGAACGCTAAAGACATGCACCTGAAAGGACGAAGGCACAGACTCCAGTACAAG AAAAAAGTGAACCCAGAGCTTCCTGTGGAGATCAAGCCCAGTAACCGGGCCAGGAAGCTGCAGGAGAGCAAGctgaagaagcagaagcagaaggcGGTGCTGAAGCGGCAGAGAGACGATGAGCAGCGCTGGCACATGGAGATGAG GCGCTATGAGGAGGACATGTactggaggaggatggaggaggagcagatgtACTGGGGTGAGCAGAGACGCAGGATGGCTCCTCCACCGCTGATGAGCCGCCCTGGTATGCCAGTACCCCCTCTACTG ACGTGTGTGCGTCGGCCAGACTCTCCTGATGACCGTCACATCATGGCTAAACACTCCACTATTTACCCAGTAGAGGAAGAGCTGCAGGCTGTTCAGAGGATTGTCTCCCACTCTGAGAGAGCCCTCAAACTGGTGTCAGACACACTGCTGGATAAGGAGACACCAGTCTCCAGTGTTACTACTGCTGTtgctgaaggagaagaagaaaaagg TACTGAGAACGCAGCACGGCTGCTGAAAGGTGTGATGAGGGTAGGCATCCTGGCCAAAGGCCTGCTGCTTCGTGGGGACAGAAATGTTGAGCTCATCCTGCTGACTGCTAAGAAACCCACCATCTCTTTACTGAAGAACATCGCTAAGCAGCTGCCCAAGGAACTGGAG ACATTTTCTGAAGATCAGTATGAGGTGCAGGCTCACCCCGAGGAGGCGAACATCGTGATATTTTCAAGCAAGGAGCCCAAAATGCAGGTGACCATTTCTCTCACCTCGCCGCTGATGAGGGAGGACACTGCTGCTGAGAAGGACAAGCAGGCAGGAGGAAAAGCGGCTGAGAAAG ATGTGGCTGAGAAGGACCCTCCAGATCTTCTGAATAAGAAGAAATGTCTTGAGTACCTGGCTGCTCTCCGCCACGCCAAATGGTTTCAG GCTCGTGCCAACGGGCTGCAGTCCTGTGTGATCGTCATTCGGGTGCTCAGAGATTTATGTCAGCGGGTTCCCACCTGGGGAAAGCTGCCTGGATGG GCGAtggagctgctggtggagaAGGTGATCAGCAGCGCCGCAGGTCCGCTCAGCCCAGGAGAGGCCATGCGTAGAGTCCTGGAGTGCATCTCCACCGGCATCCTGCTACCAG ATGGACCAGGGTTAATGGACCCCTGTGAGAAGGAGCCAACAGATGCTTTGGAAACCCTCAAGTCTCAAGCCAGAGAGGACATAACTGCTAGCGCACAG CATGCCCTGCGGTTGCTCGCTTTCCGTCAGATCCACAAGGTTCTCGGCATGGAGTCCCTGCCGGCGTCCAAGGCCAGCGCTCGCAACCGCAAACGTCGACGGGATGGCAGCGAGACGGGcgaaggggagggggagggcaaaaaagacaaaaaggaagAGGCAGAGAGTGGTTGA
- the zfr2 gene encoding zinc finger RNA-binding protein isoform X5 — translation MAASNYFGFTHGAGPQYSTQPPPAYSHPSTASYSVQQAPAVAHAVTASYSPAPVQAARPVVSAAYPAYQSHQAPPEYAYRQPDPPAPPQPTTTPQTYQVYSDTQDNYSYGRPAVAVTTYDNKQYYQTSIASAQRTATENYYQTVGVKSAYSPAPTTVYSQPPPPQRQVTALKPLAPSSAVSTSYNIYPVSTSVQQPPTPISSYTLGSSFGSTVSATTYSGISYSNYDSTGYTSTSAPSYYQPAQQTLTQPQPPPQQPQQQQQPQPPIQPPPKQLTSSSWSNSGSNMVTAPAVNTYKKPTFHQNKLQKPKGPPKQPQLHYCDICKISCAGPQTYREHLEGQKHKKKEAALKSGGQTGASNGPRGVQTQLRCELCDVSCTGVDAYAAHIRGAKHQKVVKLHTKLGKPIPSTEPVLVNSAAVITTSTAGKPPASTSTPASVSTTSTPTATPKQVAVNTMAKTAAPVKRPAPTKIPVISNKPASVPAAAVTAAVAAVVAAKVEEPMQQSAQKMESLSDNEDSDRGGGQGDIQPVGHDYVEEVRNVDGKVIRFHCKLCECSFNDPNAKDMHLKGRRHRLQYKKKVNPELPVEIKPSNRARKLQESKLKKQKQKAVLKRQRDDEQRWHMEMRSDSWPKRYEEDMYWRRMEEEQMYWGEQRRRMAPPPLMSRPGMPVPPLLTCVRRPDSPDDRHIMAKHSTIYPVEEELQAVQRIVSHSERALKLVSDTLLDKETPVSSVTTAVAEGEEEKGTENAARLLKGVMRVGILAKGLLLRGDRNVELILLTAKKPTISLLKNIAKQLPKELETFSEDQYEVQAHPEEANIVIFSSKEPKMQVTISLTSPLMREDTAAEKDKQAGGKAAEKDVAEKDPPDLLNKKKCLEYLAALRHAKWFQARANGLQSCVIVIRVLRDLCQRVPTWGKLPGWAMELLVEKVISSAAGPLSPGEAMRRVLECISTGILLPDGPGLMDPCEKEPTDALETLKSQAREDITASAQHALRLLAFRQIHKVLGMESLPASKASARNRKRRRDGSETGEGEGEGKKDKKEEAESG, via the exons ATGGCTGCAAGCAATTATTTCGGCTTCACACATGGTGCCGGTCCACAATACAG tACCCAGCCTCCACCGGCCTACTCCCATCCCTCTACGGCAAGTTACAGTGTCCAGCAGGCTCCGGCTGTAGCTCATGCAGTGACTGCGTCCTActctccagctccagtccaGGCTGCCCGGCCTGTGGTCTCTGCTGCTTACCCTGCCTATCAGAGCCACCAGGCCCCGCCTGAATACGCCTACAGGCAGCCAGACCCCCCAGCTCCCCCacagcccaccaccaccccccagACGTACCAGGTATACTCGGACACG CAGGACAACTACAGCTATGGACGCCCTGCTGTGGCTGTGACTACCTACGACAACAAACAGTACTACCAGACGAGTATAGCTTCGGCTCAGAGGACAGCGACAGAGAATTATTACCAGACTG taGGAGTAAAGAGTGCTTACAGTCCAGCCCCCACCACTGTGTACAGCCAGCCGCCTCCTCCCCAGAGGCAGGTAACGGCCCTGAAGCCTCTGGCCCCCTCCAGCGCAGTGTCCACCAGCTACAACATCTACCCAGTGTCCACCAGTGTCCAGCAACCACCTACACCCATTTCATCATACACCCTCGGCTCTTCCTTCGGCTCCACTGTTTCAGCCACCACCTACTCGG GCATTAGTTACTCCAATTATGATTCAACTGGCTACACCTCCACATCTGCCCCCTCCTACTACCAGCCGGCCCAGCAGACTCTCACTCAGCCGCAGCCTCCACCTcaacagccacagcagcagcagcagccccagCCCCCCATCCAGCCACCACCCAAACAGCTGACGAGCTCTTCCTGGAGCAACTCGGGCAGCAACATGGTGACAGCTCCGGCTGTAAACACCTACAAAAAGCCAACGTTTCACCAGAACAAGCTGCAGAAACCTAAAGGGCCTCCCAAGCAGCCCCAGCTCCATTATTGTGACATTTGCAAGATCAGCTGTGCAGGCCCTCAG ACGTATCGGGAGCACCTTGAGGGCCAGAAGCATAAGAAGAAGGAGGCTGCCCTTAAATCAGGGGGACAGACAGGGGCCAGCAACGGACCCAGAGGGGTCCAGACTCAGTTACGCTGTGAGTTATGCGACGTCTCCTGCACCGGAGTGGACGCCTACGCTGCCCATATCCGTGGGGCCAAACACCAGAAG GTTGTGAAACTTCACACCAAGCTGGGCAAACCTATACCTTCCACCGAGCCAGTGTTGGTGAATTCGGCGGCAGTTATCACCACCTCAACAGCTGGGAAACCTCCAGCATCCACGTCCACTCCTGCCTCCGTCTCAACAACTTCAACTCCCACTGCAACACCCAAACAGGTGGCTGTGAACACCATGGCCAAAACAGCAGCACCTGTCAAGAGACCAGCTCCTACTAAAATACCTGTCATTT CCAATAAGCCTGCCAGCgttccagcagctgcagtgaccGCAGCAGTGGCAGCGGTGGTGGCTGCCAAGGTGGAGGAGCCCATGCAACAGTCAGCTCAGAAGATGGAGTCTCTGAGTGACAATGAGGACAGTGACAGAGGTGGAGGCCAAGGAGATATCCAGCCGGTAGGACATGACTACGTAGAGGAG GTCCGTAATGTTGACGGCAAGGTGATTCGATTCCACTGTAAACTGTGTGAGTGCAGCTTCAATGACCCGAACGCTAAAGACATGCACCTGAAAGGACGAAGGCACAGACTCCAGTACAAG AAAAAAGTGAACCCAGAGCTTCCTGTGGAGATCAAGCCCAGTAACCGGGCCAGGAAGCTGCAGGAGAGCAAGctgaagaagcagaagcagaaggcGGTGCTGAAGCGGCAGAGAGACGATGAGCAGCGCTGGCACATGGAGATGAGGTCAGACTCATGGCCAAA GCGCTATGAGGAGGACATGTactggaggaggatggaggaggagcagatgtACTGGGGTGAGCAGAGACGCAGGATGGCTCCTCCACCGCTGATGAGCCGCCCTGGTATGCCAGTACCCCCTCTACTG ACGTGTGTGCGTCGGCCAGACTCTCCTGATGACCGTCACATCATGGCTAAACACTCCACTATTTACCCAGTAGAGGAAGAGCTGCAGGCTGTTCAGAGGATTGTCTCCCACTCTGAGAGAGCCCTCAAACTGGTGTCAGACACACTGCTGGATAAGGAGACACCAGTCTCCAGTGTTACTACTGCTGTtgctgaaggagaagaagaaaaagg TACTGAGAACGCAGCACGGCTGCTGAAAGGTGTGATGAGGGTAGGCATCCTGGCCAAAGGCCTGCTGCTTCGTGGGGACAGAAATGTTGAGCTCATCCTGCTGACTGCTAAGAAACCCACCATCTCTTTACTGAAGAACATCGCTAAGCAGCTGCCCAAGGAACTGGAG ACATTTTCTGAAGATCAGTATGAGGTGCAGGCTCACCCCGAGGAGGCGAACATCGTGATATTTTCAAGCAAGGAGCCCAAAATGCAGGTGACCATTTCTCTCACCTCGCCGCTGATGAGGGAGGACACTGCTGCTGAGAAGGACAAGCAGGCAGGAGGAAAAGCGGCTGAGAAAG ATGTGGCTGAGAAGGACCCTCCAGATCTTCTGAATAAGAAGAAATGTCTTGAGTACCTGGCTGCTCTCCGCCACGCCAAATGGTTTCAG GCTCGTGCCAACGGGCTGCAGTCCTGTGTGATCGTCATTCGGGTGCTCAGAGATTTATGTCAGCGGGTTCCCACCTGGGGAAAGCTGCCTGGATGG GCGAtggagctgctggtggagaAGGTGATCAGCAGCGCCGCAGGTCCGCTCAGCCCAGGAGAGGCCATGCGTAGAGTCCTGGAGTGCATCTCCACCGGCATCCTGCTACCAG ATGGACCAGGGTTAATGGACCCCTGTGAGAAGGAGCCAACAGATGCTTTGGAAACCCTCAAGTCTCAAGCCAGAGAGGACATAACTGCTAGCGCACAG CATGCCCTGCGGTTGCTCGCTTTCCGTCAGATCCACAAGGTTCTCGGCATGGAGTCCCTGCCGGCGTCCAAGGCCAGCGCTCGCAACCGCAAACGTCGACGGGATGGCAGCGAGACGGGcgaaggggagggggagggcaaaaaagacaaaaaggaagAGGCAGAGAGTGGTTGA